A stretch of DNA from Candidatus Zixiibacteriota bacterium:
CTGATAACCGCTTAAGACTCTTCCCTTGTCCTTATCCACAAGCGAGATGCCGGTATAAACCTCATGCTCCATGCCGCTTAATTTCTTCAGCATTTTAAAGGCTTCATCCGAATCCTTCGGCTTGCCTAAGATCTCCCCATCTAAAACCACAATCGTATCCGCTCCCAGAATTATACTGTCCTTTACTCTTTTCGCTACACTCTCCGCCTTTTTCCTGGAAAGCCCTAACACATGTGAAACCGGGTCAGCTGAGATCTGCTCTTCGTTGATGTTTTCCGGAACTACGACCTCGAAATTTATCCCTGCTTTTCTCAACAGCTCTGCTCGTCGGGGAGAACTGGAACCTAAAACGAATTTTTTCCCATTTAAAAGTTTTGTAAGATCAGAACTCATAGTTTCACTTTTAATTCACCATTTATATCCATTCTTCTTAGTCATTCTGAGGGAGTCCAAATGGACGACCGAAGAATCTCCTTCAAGGTCAAGTCCGACAGATTCTTCGTCTCTACGAGGAGCAATGCCCGGCGTAGCCGCCGTAAGGCTTTTAACGGCCTGCGGACTCAGAATGACATCACGCAGGGGTTGATGTGAGCTCCACCCCTTGCGAATATCATTTCTCCTTACTATCTAAAATAAAAGTCACCGGACCATCATTGAAAATCTTAACCAGCATCTTAGCCCCGAAGATCCCTTGCTCAACCCTCAGACCTTTCTCTTTCAGATAATCTATGAATATCAGATAAAGCTTTTCTGCCTCTTTAGGTTCCATCGCTTCAGTGAAACTTGGTCTTCTTCCCTTTTTGGTGTCACCGTACAAGGTAAATTGAGAGATGACCAGGATTTCCCCTCCAACCTCCAGGACCGAAAGGTTCATCTTCCCCTCCTGATCCTCGAAGATCCGTAAGTTAGCACATTTATCCGCTAAGTAACCAACCTCCTTTTCGCTATCTCCTGCTGTAGCCCCAACCAGCAGAACCAATCCTCTGCCTATCCCTCCGACTATCTTTCCCTCAACCTCAACTGAACCCTCCCTTACCCTCTGCAGCACAACCTTCAAGATTACTCCTTGAACTGTTTAAGGAATAATTAATAGAAACATCCATATTTGTCAACAAAAAAAGCTTTTCTTAAAGTAGCGTCGGGTTTTACCTCCGACGTATTTACTATAGCGACTGGACTGTGGTGACAGGAGTTACCTCCTGTCGCCATTCTAATGCTGACTCGCTATGAGGTGGTAACACCTGACAGCACTAACTCCCTTCCTCCTGCCGGATGTTATCATCCAGCAGGTGAGTGGGCGGATGATAACATCCGCCCTGAGCAGAGGTCATCACACTTTTTTTGTATTCGGTAGACCCACATTGCCCTCAATGTGGGTCGATCATTTTACCTCTCCATGTAAGGAGATGTAAAGGGTGAGGTTTTTGTAGCGGAGACCTTCAGGTTTCCATATTCCCTGCTAAAAGAAAAATGGAAGGCTGAAGTCTCAAGACCTTGAGGCCTTCCGCTACACAACTACAAGCCCGACGTCAGGCTGTTATCCTTGATACTAGAAATCACTTCGATTTCTCTAACTCCGGCTCTTTTCCCAGATTCTTCAGCATAAACTCCGCATCATCTTTCAGGTCACTCTGGGGATATTCCTTTATGAATTTCTCAAAGGCTTCTTTAGCCTTGGGATAATCCTTCAACTGCTCGGAATAAACAAACCCTATTAAAAATGATGCCTTGTCCCGGTTAGAACTTGCAGGAAAGTATTTTAGAATCTCCTCGAAGACTTTAATGGCCAGTAGTGGGTCTTTCTGGTCCTGGGTTTCCTGAGCATAAGCAAAAAATTCCCT
This window harbors:
- the dtd gene encoding D-aminoacyl-tRNA deacylase, which encodes MKVVLQRVREGSVEVEGKIVGGIGRGLVLLVGATAGDSEKEVGYLADKCANLRIFEDQEGKMNLSVLEVGGEILVISQFTLYGDTKKGRRPSFTEAMEPKEAEKLYLIFIDYLKEKGLRVEQGIFGAKMLVKIFNDGPVTFILDSKEK
- a CDS encoding Maf family protein, with translation MSSDLTKLLNGKKFVLGSSSPRRAELLRKAGINFEVVVPENINEEQISADPVSHVLGLSRKKAESVAKRVKDSIILGADTIVVLDGEILGKPKDSDEAFKMLKKLSGMEHEVYTGISLVDKDKGRVLSGYQLTKVKFNQLKDKEIKDYIDTGESLDKAGAYGIQGMGNFLVEKIEGDLDNVIGLPLRKLEELLIKIRN